One genomic window of Xanthobacter dioxanivorans includes the following:
- a CDS encoding CobW family GTP-binding protein codes for MTGSPSLSEDPAPAPRRGPPAPIPVTVLTGFLGAGKTTLLNALLADPGLADTAVLINEFGEVGLDHLFVRPVEEGIVMLASGCLCCTVRGDLVTALEDLLRGRDNNRLPPFSRVIIETTGLADPAPVLHTMMTHPYLAMRYRLDGLVCVVDALNADATLDAQAEAVKQVAMADRLVLTKTDLVSTAGERAALDALKARLKRLAPAARLLDAAAGEADAAALLGAGLYDPATKTPDVAGWLAEEAVAAAQEAQGAGLDPDRQDPNRHDGRIRAFTLATDAAIPAGTLDLFLELLRATHGANVLRMKGIVKVAEEPEAPIVIHAVQHVMHPPARLPAWPDDDHRTRLVMIVRDLDPGVIARLFNAFLGVPEVDAPDRAALTDNPLAPPGMAR; via the coding sequence ATGACGGGCAGCCCGTCCCTTTCCGAAGACCCTGCCCCCGCGCCGCGTCGCGGGCCGCCCGCCCCCATTCCGGTCACGGTGCTCACCGGCTTCCTCGGCGCCGGCAAGACGACCCTGCTCAACGCGCTGCTCGCTGATCCCGGGCTTGCCGATACCGCCGTGCTCATCAACGAGTTCGGCGAGGTGGGGCTCGACCACCTGTTCGTGCGGCCAGTGGAGGAGGGCATCGTCATGCTCGCCTCCGGCTGCCTGTGCTGCACCGTGCGCGGCGACCTCGTCACGGCGCTGGAAGACCTGCTGCGCGGGCGCGACAACAATCGCCTGCCGCCGTTTTCCCGCGTCATCATCGAAACCACGGGCCTCGCCGATCCCGCCCCTGTGCTCCACACCATGATGACCCACCCCTACCTTGCCATGCGCTACCGGCTCGACGGGCTGGTCTGCGTGGTGGACGCGCTGAATGCCGACGCCACCCTCGACGCCCAGGCCGAGGCGGTGAAGCAGGTGGCCATGGCGGATCGCCTCGTCCTCACCAAGACCGACCTTGTGAGCACGGCGGGCGAACGGGCGGCCCTCGATGCCCTCAAGGCGCGGCTCAAGCGTCTCGCCCCGGCCGCCCGGCTGCTCGATGCGGCGGCGGGGGAGGCGGACGCGGCGGCGCTGCTCGGTGCCGGCCTCTACGACCCCGCCACGAAGACGCCGGACGTGGCCGGCTGGCTCGCCGAGGAAGCGGTGGCGGCAGCGCAGGAGGCGCAGGGCGCCGGCCTCGACCCCGACCGGCAAGACCCCAATCGCCATGACGGGCGCATCCGCGCCTTTACCCTCGCCACCGATGCCGCCATTCCGGCCGGGACGCTGGACCTTTTTCTCGAGCTGCTGCGCGCCACCCATGGCGCGAACGTGCTGCGCATGAAGGGCATCGTGAAGGTGGCGGAGGAGCCGGAGGCGCCCATCGTGATCCACGCCGTCCAGCATGTGATGCACCCGCCCGCGCGCCTTCCCGCCTGGCCGGACGACGACCACCGCACCCGGCTGGTGATGATCGTGCGCGATCTCGACCCCGGGGTCATCGCCCGGCTGTTCAATGCCTTCCTGGGCGTGCCGGAGGTGGACGCGCCGGACCGCGCGGCGCTCACCGACAATCCCCTGGCGCCGCCGGGGATGGCGCGATGA
- a CDS encoding phosphomannomutase/phosphoglucomutase → MFPTPKPVLTPNTYAYESEPMVKPTGFREYDARWLFQKEINLMGVQALGMGLGTLMHEMGIKPEIVTGHDFRSYSSSIKLALVSGLMAAGIKVHDIGLAMSPMAYFAQFALDVPAVAMVTASHNDNGWTGVKMGVNRPLTFGPDEMSRLKDIVLSAKFNLKGGGSYVFVENFPEVYIKDLTDRPKLKHPIKVVAACGNGTAGAFAPRILEALGAEVIPLDTELDHTFPKYNPNPEDMEMLHAMRDAVLEHKADLALGFDGDGDRCGVVDDTGEEIFADKVGVLLARDLAKIYPNPTFVVDVKSTGLFATDPELIRLGVKADYWKTGHSYMKRRVNETGALVGFEKSGHYFFNKPVGRGYDDGLVSAIAVLDMLDRNPGRKLSQLREALPKTWSSPTMSPHCTDEAKYGIVAQVVKHYEDLAAKGALVTGQKIRDLVTVNGVRVTCEDGSWGLVRASSNKPELVVVVESPVSEERMREMFKEVDSVLRTHPEVGAYNQTI, encoded by the coding sequence ATGTTCCCCACGCCGAAGCCGGTCCTCACTCCCAACACCTACGCTTACGAATCCGAGCCCATGGTGAAGCCGACCGGGTTCCGGGAATACGACGCCCGCTGGCTGTTCCAGAAGGAAATCAACCTGATGGGCGTGCAGGCGCTGGGCATGGGGCTCGGCACGCTGATGCACGAGATGGGGATCAAGCCGGAGATCGTCACCGGCCACGACTTCCGCAGCTATTCCTCCTCCATCAAGCTGGCCTTGGTGTCCGGACTGATGGCCGCCGGCATCAAGGTGCACGACATCGGCCTCGCCATGTCGCCCATGGCCTATTTCGCCCAGTTCGCCCTCGACGTGCCGGCGGTGGCCATGGTCACCGCCTCCCACAACGACAACGGCTGGACCGGCGTGAAGATGGGCGTGAACCGCCCGCTCACCTTCGGGCCGGATGAAATGAGCCGGCTCAAGGATATTGTTCTGTCGGCTAAATTCAATCTGAAGGGCGGCGGCTCCTACGTGTTCGTGGAGAACTTCCCCGAGGTCTACATCAAGGACCTCACCGACCGGCCGAAGCTGAAGCACCCCATCAAGGTGGTGGCCGCCTGCGGCAACGGCACCGCCGGCGCCTTCGCCCCGCGCATCCTGGAGGCGCTGGGCGCCGAGGTGATCCCGCTCGATACCGAGCTCGACCACACCTTCCCCAAGTACAATCCCAACCCCGAGGACATGGAGATGCTCCATGCCATGCGGGACGCGGTGCTGGAGCACAAGGCGGACCTGGCTCTCGGCTTCGACGGCGACGGCGACCGCTGCGGCGTGGTGGACGACACCGGCGAGGAGATCTTCGCCGACAAGGTGGGCGTGCTGCTCGCCCGCGACCTCGCCAAGATCTATCCCAACCCCACCTTCGTGGTGGACGTGAAGTCCACCGGCCTGTTCGCCACCGATCCGGAGCTGATCCGGCTCGGCGTCAAGGCGGACTACTGGAAGACCGGCCATTCCTACATGAAGCGCCGGGTCAACGAGACCGGCGCCCTCGTGGGCTTCGAGAAGAGCGGCCACTATTTCTTCAACAAGCCGGTGGGCCGTGGCTATGACGACGGCCTCGTCTCCGCCATCGCCGTCCTCGACATGCTGGACCGCAACCCCGGCCGGAAGCTGTCGCAGCTGCGCGAGGCGCTACCGAAGACCTGGTCCTCGCCCACCATGTCGCCCCACTGCACCGACGAGGCCAAGTACGGCATCGTCGCCCAGGTGGTGAAGCACTACGAGGATCTCGCGGCGAAGGGCGCCCTCGTCACCGGCCAGAAGATCCGCGACCTGGTGACGGTGAACGGCGTGCGTGTCACCTGCGAGGACGGCTCCTGGGGCCTGGTGCGCGCCTCCTCCAACAAGCCCGAGCTCGTCGTGGTGGTGGAGAGCCCGGTCTCGGAGGAGCGCATGCGCGAGATGTTCAAGGAAGTGGACAGCGTTCTGCGCACCCATCCGGAAGTGGGCGCGTATAACCAGACCATCTGA
- a CDS encoding tetratricopeptide repeat protein, producing MNPGFPDGVTADLERERQVRAALERVLASADFSASPRLAAFLRFVVEATLDGRAEAIKGYTIAVEALGRPTSFDPQADPIVRVEATRLRRALERYYATQGTEDPVVIDIPKGGYVPRFLPRAEAEPEDRPAADLPGSAGPADAVPAPAPRTGSVPSRAALWRLGVAASFILLAAGAALFALPSERQAPAQRSAMLADAVRLPIVEVRPIEAAGSAAPAEGDLRAIEERMRDAFARFDFVEVKAAGASAPEGAIAEACNGPRSRSVFSLAALAEGRADGTFSLVARLTDRCDGSIVWSAALDGLAQGAGLAESERRVVHDIAAGIMETYGVIPVRARTQALARAPASGYGCIAGAVSLLRQDAQQAQRAVNVSGCLADLTKGNPDFALGHAVRAMTMLYTMMREGAYSASDEALEGVLDEAERAVDLAPASAYATRTLALVQLFAGEPAEAVTTAQKALELNPLDFDVAAAVATVYIGAGRIDEGEALLQRARREGAVRSPLQDAFLGFAAFMRDDVFAAQSLVPQLALHPGFENKLALSLVLHALGRGSEEREALASLVRRMPEGADGVRQMVHRLLPSQVHAQKALDALETAGLSREAVAGKPPRG from the coding sequence ATGAACCCTGGTTTTCCGGACGGAGTCACGGCGGACCTTGAGCGCGAGCGGCAGGTCCGCGCAGCGCTTGAGCGCGTGCTCGCCTCGGCTGATTTCAGCGCCTCCCCGCGCCTCGCCGCCTTCCTGCGCTTTGTCGTGGAGGCGACCCTCGACGGGCGCGCCGAGGCGATCAAGGGCTATACCATCGCGGTGGAGGCCCTCGGCCGGCCCACATCCTTCGACCCCCAGGCCGATCCCATCGTGCGGGTCGAGGCGACCCGGCTGCGCCGCGCGCTGGAACGCTATTACGCCACCCAGGGCACCGAGGACCCGGTCGTCATCGACATTCCGAAGGGCGGCTACGTGCCCCGCTTCCTGCCCCGGGCGGAAGCGGAGCCGGAGGATCGTCCGGCGGCGGACCTGCCGGGATCCGCCGGTCCGGCCGATGCGGTCCCCGCACCTGCGCCTCGTACGGGTTCCGTGCCGTCGCGTGCCGCGCTGTGGCGCCTGGGCGTGGCGGCCTCCTTCATCCTGCTCGCCGCCGGCGCGGCCCTGTTTGCCCTTCCCTCCGAGCGCCAGGCGCCGGCGCAGAGGTCGGCGATGCTCGCCGACGCGGTGCGCCTGCCCATCGTGGAGGTGCGGCCCATCGAGGCGGCGGGGAGCGCGGCGCCCGCCGAAGGGGATCTGAGGGCGATCGAGGAGCGCATGCGCGACGCCTTCGCCCGCTTCGACTTCGTCGAGGTGAAGGCGGCCGGTGCCAGCGCGCCGGAAGGCGCCATCGCCGAGGCGTGCAACGGGCCGCGGTCGCGTTCGGTGTTTTCCCTGGCGGCGCTGGCCGAGGGCCGCGCCGATGGCACCTTCTCCCTCGTCGCGCGGCTGACCGACCGGTGTGACGGCTCCATCGTCTGGTCGGCCGCCCTCGACGGGCTGGCGCAGGGCGCCGGCCTCGCCGAGAGCGAGCGCAGGGTAGTGCACGACATCGCCGCCGGCATCATGGAGACCTACGGCGTCATCCCGGTGCGCGCGCGGACGCAAGCGCTCGCCCGGGCGCCGGCGTCGGGCTACGGCTGCATCGCCGGCGCGGTCTCCCTTCTGCGGCAGGATGCCCAGCAGGCCCAGCGGGCCGTCAACGTCAGTGGCTGCCTCGCGGACCTGACCAAGGGCAATCCCGATTTCGCCCTCGGGCACGCGGTGCGGGCGATGACCATGCTCTACACCATGATGCGCGAGGGCGCCTATTCCGCGTCTGACGAGGCGCTGGAAGGCGTTCTCGACGAGGCGGAGCGGGCGGTGGACCTCGCCCCCGCCAGCGCCTACGCCACCCGCACCCTGGCACTCGTCCAGCTGTTCGCCGGCGAGCCGGCGGAGGCGGTGACCACGGCGCAGAAGGCGCTGGAGCTCAATCCGCTCGACTTCGACGTGGCCGCCGCAGTGGCTACCGTCTATATCGGCGCCGGCCGGATCGACGAGGGCGAGGCACTGCTGCAGCGCGCGCGGCGCGAGGGGGCGGTGCGCAGCCCGCTCCAGGATGCCTTTCTCGGCTTCGCCGCCTTCATGCGCGACGACGTGTTCGCCGCCCAGTCCCTGGTGCCCCAGCTGGCTTTGCATCCCGGATTCGAGAACAAGCTTGCCCTTTCCCTGGTCCTGCATGCGCTCGGCCGGGGCAGCGAGGAGCGCGAAGCCCTGGCCAGCCTCGTTCGCCGGATGCCGGAGGGGGCGGACGGGGTCCGGCAGATGGTGCACCGGCTCCTGCCCTCGCAGGTGCACGCCCAGAAGGCGCTCGACGCCCTGGAAACCGCCGGCCTCTCCCGTGAGGCGGTGGCCGGCAAGCCGCCGCGCGGCTAG
- a CDS encoding DUF924 family protein produces the protein MTPQEVLAFWLGSGPEKWFDGGEAFDAEVRAALLPAHAAAVAGALDDWAQTPLGALARIILLDQVPRNAFRSTPGAFASDGLALAAAEAAIAEGFDAAWQVPEALRTFFYLPFMHAEDPVAQARCLDLYRAIGHEEGVRYALVHKEAIDRFGRFPHRNPILGRAMSAEEQAWLDAGGFSG, from the coding sequence ATGACGCCGCAGGAGGTGCTCGCCTTCTGGCTCGGCTCGGGGCCGGAGAAGTGGTTCGACGGGGGTGAGGCCTTCGACGCCGAGGTGCGCGCGGCGCTCCTGCCGGCCCATGCGGCGGCCGTCGCCGGTGCGCTGGACGATTGGGCGCAGACACCGCTCGGCGCGCTGGCGCGGATCATCCTGCTCGACCAGGTGCCGCGCAATGCCTTCCGCAGCACGCCGGGCGCCTTCGCCAGCGATGGCCTTGCCCTGGCTGCCGCCGAAGCGGCGATCGCGGAAGGCTTCGACGCGGCCTGGCAGGTGCCGGAGGCGCTGCGCACCTTCTTCTACCTGCCCTTCATGCACGCGGAGGACCCTGTCGCGCAGGCCCGCTGCCTGGACCTCTACCGGGCCATCGGACACGAAGAGGGCGTGCGCTACGCCCTCGTCCACAAGGAAGCCATCGACCGCTTCGGCCGCTTCCCCCATCGCAATCCCATTCTCGGGCGCGCCATGAGTGCGGAGGAGCAGGCCTGGCTGGACGCTGGCGGCTTCAGCGGGTGA
- a CDS encoding aspartate aminotransferase family protein: MALDDLIAEGSDTRTDAAPNDLEAFWMPFTSNRSFKKRPRLVSRAKDMYYYTPEGRAILDGCAGLWCVNPGHNREPIVEAIRSAAADLDFGPTFQYGHPDAFRLASRIAALAPADLDHVFFCNSGSEAVDTALKIALAYHQTTGAGARTRLIGRERGYHGVGFGGISVGGIVANRRTFGGMLVGVDHLRATYDRENQAFTKGEPDFGAHFADELERIVALHDASTIAAVIVEPMGGSTGVLPAPKGYLKRLREICDKYGILLIFDEVITGFGRLGHAFAAERYGVVPDMITFAKGITAGAVPMGGVLVRKPIHDAFMKGPEHVVELFHGYTYSAHPLACAAGLATLDLYAREGTFAYAKALEPFFADAVMSLKDKPGVLDIRTVGITGAIDLAPKPGAPGLRGYEALERAFHEDGLMMRIAGDALVVTPPLIITKDQVGELVDKLASVIEKVA; the protein is encoded by the coding sequence ATGGCTCTGGATGATCTCATCGCGGAAGGTTCGGACACGCGCACGGATGCGGCGCCCAACGATCTTGAAGCCTTCTGGATGCCGTTCACCTCCAACCGCTCCTTCAAGAAGCGGCCACGCCTCGTCTCCCGCGCCAAGGACATGTACTACTATACCCCGGAAGGCCGCGCGATCCTCGACGGCTGCGCCGGGCTGTGGTGCGTCAATCCCGGTCACAATCGCGAGCCCATCGTCGAGGCGATTCGCTCCGCCGCGGCGGATCTCGATTTCGGCCCCACCTTCCAGTACGGCCACCCCGACGCCTTCCGGCTGGCGAGCCGCATCGCCGCCCTCGCGCCGGCGGATCTCGACCATGTCTTCTTCTGCAATTCCGGCTCAGAGGCGGTGGACACCGCGCTGAAAATCGCCCTCGCCTACCACCAGACCACCGGCGCCGGCGCGCGCACCCGGCTCATCGGCCGCGAGCGCGGCTATCACGGGGTGGGCTTTGGCGGCATCTCCGTGGGCGGCATCGTGGCGAACCGCCGCACCTTCGGCGGCATGCTGGTGGGCGTGGACCACCTGCGCGCCACCTACGACCGTGAGAACCAGGCCTTCACCAAGGGCGAGCCGGACTTTGGCGCCCACTTCGCCGACGAGCTGGAGCGCATCGTCGCCCTGCACGACGCCTCCACCATCGCCGCCGTCATCGTCGAGCCCATGGGCGGCTCCACCGGCGTGCTGCCGGCGCCCAAGGGCTATCTGAAGCGGCTGCGCGAGATCTGCGACAAATACGGCATCCTGCTCATCTTCGACGAGGTGATCACCGGCTTCGGCCGCCTCGGCCACGCCTTTGCCGCCGAGCGCTACGGCGTGGTGCCGGACATGATCACCTTCGCCAAGGGCATCACCGCCGGCGCGGTGCCCATGGGCGGCGTGCTGGTGCGCAAGCCCATCCACGACGCCTTCATGAAGGGGCCGGAGCACGTGGTGGAGCTGTTCCACGGCTATACCTACTCGGCCCATCCGCTCGCCTGCGCCGCCGGGCTCGCCACCCTCGACCTCTACGCCCGGGAGGGCACCTTCGCCTATGCCAAGGCGCTGGAGCCCTTCTTCGCCGACGCGGTGATGAGCCTGAAGGACAAGCCCGGCGTGCTCGACATCCGCACCGTCGGCATCACCGGCGCCATCGACCTTGCCCCCAAGCCCGGCGCGCCGGGCCTGCGCGGCTACGAGGCGCTGGAACGGGCCTTCCATGAAGACGGCCTGATGATGCGCATCGCCGGCGATGCGCTGGTGGTGACCCCGCCGCTGATCATCACCAAGGACCAGGTGGGCGAGCTGGTCGACAAGCTCGCAAGCGTGATCGAGAAGGTCGCCTGA
- a CDS encoding glucan ABC transporter ATP-binding protein/ permease, with protein MSLLRIYARTISLLGPQARLGALLAAGNLLLAIAQFAEPILFGRIVDTLASAQAAARVPSFDDLTPLLAAWVGFGLFNIGAGVLISLHADRLSHRRRLGVLTQYFEHVLQLPLSFHGETHSGRLLKVMLEGVDALWGLWLSFFRDDCAAVISLVVLVPVGIWINWRLGLVLIALMVVFGIVTGYVIRRTEAMQREVEEYNSDLAEQTSDALGNVAVIQSYTRIEAEVSGLKDTVNRVLALQIPVLSWWALVSMATKAATTLTILAILLIGTWLYVHGLAAIGEIVTYVAFANMLIGRLDHTVSFFNRLILSAPQLSQFFDVLDTVGSVRDKPGAKPLAGVKGEVTFDDVSFSYDGKRTAVGDVSLHAEPGQTFAFVGSTGAGKSTALALLHRVFDPQSGAIRIDGVDIRDVTLASLRKSIGVVFQEPLLFNRSIADNLRVGKPDATDAEMCEALARAQALELVERNPRGLAAVVGERGRALSGGERQRLSIARALLKNPPILILDEATSALDAATEQKVQAALDEVMKGRTTFVIAHRLATVRNADRILVFEQGRVVEAGTFDDLVRLGGRFATLARAQFMTGAQTVERPLAET; from the coding sequence ATGAGCCTCCTGCGCATCTATGCCCGCACCATCTCCCTGCTGGGGCCGCAGGCGCGGCTCGGCGCGCTGCTCGCCGCCGGCAACCTGCTGCTGGCCATCGCCCAGTTCGCCGAGCCCATCCTCTTCGGCCGCATCGTGGACACGCTCGCCTCGGCCCAGGCGGCCGCCCGCGTGCCGAGCTTTGACGACCTCACCCCGCTGCTGGCGGCCTGGGTGGGCTTCGGCCTGTTCAACATCGGCGCCGGCGTGCTCATCTCGCTGCACGCCGACCGGCTCTCGCACCGCCGCCGCCTGGGCGTGCTGACGCAGTATTTCGAGCACGTGCTGCAACTGCCCCTGAGCTTCCATGGGGAGACCCATTCCGGCCGCCTGCTGAAGGTGATGCTGGAGGGGGTCGACGCCCTGTGGGGCCTGTGGCTGTCCTTCTTCCGCGACGACTGCGCCGCCGTCATCTCCCTCGTGGTGCTGGTGCCGGTGGGCATCTGGATCAACTGGCGGCTCGGCCTGGTGCTGATCGCCCTGATGGTGGTGTTCGGCATCGTCACGGGCTATGTCATCCGTCGCACCGAGGCCATGCAGCGGGAGGTGGAGGAATACAATTCCGACCTCGCCGAGCAGACCTCCGACGCCCTCGGCAACGTGGCCGTGATCCAGAGCTACACCCGCATCGAGGCGGAGGTGTCGGGCCTGAAGGATACGGTCAACCGGGTGCTGGCCTTGCAGATCCCGGTCCTGTCCTGGTGGGCCCTGGTTTCCATGGCGACCAAGGCGGCGACCACGCTCACCATCCTCGCCATCCTGCTCATCGGCACCTGGCTCTACGTGCACGGGCTCGCCGCCATCGGCGAGATCGTGACCTATGTGGCGTTTGCCAACATGCTCATCGGCCGGCTCGACCATACGGTGAGCTTCTTCAACCGGCTCATCCTCTCCGCCCCGCAGCTCTCCCAGTTCTTCGACGTGCTGGATACGGTGGGCTCGGTGCGCGACAAGCCGGGCGCAAAGCCCTTGGCTGGCGTGAAGGGCGAGGTGACGTTCGACGACGTCTCCTTCTCCTACGACGGCAAGCGCACGGCGGTGGGCGACGTCTCCCTCCACGCCGAGCCGGGCCAGACCTTTGCCTTCGTCGGCTCCACCGGGGCGGGCAAGTCCACGGCGCTGGCGCTGCTGCACCGGGTGTTCGATCCCCAGTCCGGGGCCATCCGCATCGATGGGGTGGACATCCGCGACGTGACCCTCGCCTCCCTGCGCAAGTCCATCGGCGTGGTGTTCCAGGAGCCGTTGCTGTTCAACCGCTCCATCGCCGACAACCTCAGGGTGGGCAAGCCCGATGCCACCGATGCCGAGATGTGCGAGGCCCTGGCCCGCGCCCAGGCGCTGGAGCTGGTGGAGCGTAACCCCAGGGGTCTCGCCGCGGTGGTGGGCGAGCGGGGGCGGGCGCTGTCCGGCGGCGAGCGCCAGCGCCTGTCCATCGCCCGGGCGCTGCTGAAGAACCCGCCCATCCTCATCCTCGACGAAGCGACGAGCGCCCTCGACGCCGCCACCGAGCAGAAGGTGCAGGCCGCCCTCGACGAGGTGATGAAGGGCCGCACCACCTTCGTTATCGCCCATCGCCTCGCCACCGTGCGCAACGCCGACCGCATCCTCGTGTTCGAGCAGGGGCGGGTGGTGGAGGCGGGGACCTTCGACGACCTGGTGCGCCTCGGCGGCCGGTTCGCCACGCTCGCCCGCGCCCAGTTCATGACCGGGGCGCAGACGGTGGAACGGCCCTTGGCGGAGACGTAG
- a CDS encoding TIGR03862 family flavoprotein, whose translation MGIGARVSQYAPFIAIVGAGPAGLAAAEVLSAAGARVAVYDRMPSVARKFLMAGRGGLNLTHSEPLPRFLTRYGAAEERLSPALTAFPPDALRAWALGLGEETFVGSSGRVFPLTFKASPLLRAWLARLGAQGVSFHLRHAFRDWAPSGALLFDTPDGPAEVTADAVILALGGASWPRLGADGGWVDALRAAGIAVNALAPANMGVTIAWSEVFRTRFAGTPLKRIAVRFGKTVVRGEAVVTASGLEGGAIYALSTDLRRALGHRAITLHLDLRPDVDAKALAARLAAAPPKASFSTVLAKNGGLPPVAANLVREVTGPARPGAEALAGLIKDLPLEVTGHAGLERAISTAGGIAWKSIGPDFALAGLPQTLPPVFAAGEMLDWEAPTGGYLLQACFATGRAAAEGVKARLGLTR comes from the coding sequence ATGGGCATCGGAGCCAGAGTGAGCCAGTACGCGCCTTTCATCGCCATCGTCGGCGCCGGTCCCGCGGGACTGGCGGCGGCGGAGGTGCTCTCTGCCGCCGGTGCCCGCGTCGCGGTCTACGACCGCATGCCGTCCGTCGCCCGCAAGTTCCTCATGGCCGGGCGCGGCGGGCTCAACCTCACCCATTCGGAGCCGCTCCCGCGCTTCCTCACCCGCTACGGCGCGGCAGAGGAACGCCTGTCGCCCGCGCTGACGGCGTTCCCGCCGGACGCCCTGCGCGCTTGGGCCCTGGGCCTGGGCGAGGAGACCTTCGTTGGCTCCAGCGGGCGGGTTTTTCCCCTGACCTTCAAGGCCTCCCCCCTGCTGCGCGCATGGCTCGCCCGGCTCGGGGCCCAGGGCGTCTCCTTCCACCTGCGCCACGCCTTCCGCGACTGGGCCCCCTCGGGCGCGCTTCTTTTCGACACGCCCGACGGCCCGGCGGAGGTGACGGCGGATGCCGTGATCCTCGCGCTCGGCGGCGCCTCCTGGCCCCGCCTCGGCGCCGACGGGGGATGGGTGGACGCCCTGCGCGCGGCGGGGATCGCGGTGAACGCGCTGGCCCCGGCCAACATGGGGGTGACCATCGCCTGGTCGGAGGTGTTCCGCACCCGCTTCGCCGGCACCCCGCTGAAGCGCATCGCCGTGCGCTTCGGCAAGACCGTCGTGCGCGGCGAGGCGGTGGTGACGGCCTCCGGGCTGGAAGGCGGGGCCATCTACGCCCTGTCCACCGACCTGCGCCGGGCGCTGGGCCACCGCGCCATCACCCTCCATCTGGACCTGCGCCCGGACGTGGACGCCAAGGCCCTTGCCGCCCGGCTCGCCGCTGCCCCGCCCAAGGCCTCCTTCTCCACCGTGCTGGCGAAGAATGGAGGCCTGCCCCCGGTCGCCGCCAATCTGGTGCGCGAGGTGACCGGACCGGCGCGGCCGGGCGCGGAGGCCCTGGCCGGCCTGATCAAGGATCTCCCGCTGGAGGTGACCGGGCATGCCGGGCTGGAGCGCGCCATCTCCACCGCCGGCGGTATCGCCTGGAAGAGCATCGGACCGGATTTCGCCCTCGCCGGCCTGCCGCAGACCCTGCCGCCGGTCTTCGCCGCCGGCGAGATGCTGGACTGGGAGGCGCCCACCGGCGGCTATCTCCTCCAGGCCTGCTTCGCCACAGGCCGGGCGGCGGCCGAGGGGGTGAAGGCGCGGCTCGGCCTCACCCGCTGA
- a CDS encoding D-alanyl-D-alanine carboxypeptidase family protein codes for MARTKTSSAAGATFLGLAAAAFSLFLAPLTLAQPARANPILLVEADTGKVLEQKEAGRPWHPASVTKLMTVYVALNAVKNGRLTMDTPLTVSALAASQQPSKMGFRPGTVVTLDNALKMVLVKSANDMAWVVGEGVSGSMPAFVAEMNATAAHLGMSGTHYENPNGLPDPDQVTTARDLAILARAIIYHFPEHEALFRIPAIRIGKAVLRNYNRLIDRYPGADGMKTGFVCGSGYNLVATATRGNKRLIAVVLGARSGVARTEQTALLFEKGFQSSWSVFGAASPLLSNISNSGGPAYDMKAEVCGGKRSVVASEADEEPDPTASSSFGFAFAAPNLPKSGAELLQTLPPSMPIVQVYVGTRGAPQDLATAYPEDDKPKKKAGPKQAAKPAAGAADTASAESGDGTKPAAKPKPKPAVASASAKPKPAGGTEEAGATQKKQVQPTAPVTAGAVPTAKPKPKPKPAEAPADGAAPAPKPAT; via the coding sequence TTGGCGCGCACGAAGACCAGTTCCGCCGCCGGAGCGACTTTCCTCGGTCTCGCCGCAGCGGCGTTCAGCCTCTTCCTTGCGCCGTTGACGCTGGCGCAGCCGGCGCGGGCCAATCCCATCCTCCTGGTGGAAGCCGATACCGGGAAGGTGCTGGAGCAGAAGGAAGCCGGGCGTCCCTGGCATCCCGCCTCCGTCACCAAGCTGATGACCGTCTACGTCGCGCTGAACGCGGTGAAGAACGGGCGCCTCACCATGGACACGCCCCTCACCGTCTCGGCCCTCGCGGCCTCCCAGCAGCCGTCCAAGATGGGCTTCCGGCCGGGCACCGTCGTCACCCTCGACAACGCACTCAAGATGGTGCTGGTGAAGTCCGCCAACGACATGGCCTGGGTGGTGGGCGAAGGCGTCTCCGGTTCCATGCCCGCCTTCGTGGCCGAGATGAACGCCACCGCCGCCCATTTGGGCATGTCCGGGACCCATTACGAAAATCCCAACGGCCTGCCCGATCCCGACCAGGTCACCACCGCCCGCGACCTCGCCATCCTGGCGCGGGCCATCATCTATCATTTCCCCGAGCACGAGGCGCTGTTCCGCATTCCCGCCATCCGCATCGGCAAGGCGGTTCTGCGCAACTACAATCGTCTGATCGACCGGTATCCCGGCGCCGACGGCATGAAGACCGGCTTCGTCTGCGGCTCCGGCTACAATCTTGTGGCCACCGCCACGCGCGGCAACAAGCGCCTCATCGCCGTGGTGCTCGGCGCGCGCTCCGGCGTCGCCCGCACCGAGCAGACGGCGCTGCTGTTCGAGAAGGGCTTCCAGTCGTCCTGGTCGGTGTTCGGCGCGGCGTCGCCCCTGCTGTCCAACATCTCCAACAGCGGCGGCCCGGCCTACGACATGAAGGCCGAGGTCTGCGGCGGCAAGCGGTCCGTGGTGGCTTCCGAGGCCGACGAGGAGCCCGATCCCACCGCTTCGAGCAGCTTCGGCTTCGCCTTCGCCGCGCCGAACCTGCCCAAGTCCGGCGCCGAGCTGCTGCAGACGCTGCCGCCCTCCATGCCGATCGTCCAGGTCTATGTGGGCACCCGTGGCGCCCCGCAGGACCTCGCCACCGCCTATCCCGAGGACGACAAGCCGAAGAAGAAGGCGGGGCCCAAGCAGGCGGCCAAGCCCGCGGCCGGCGCTGCCGACACCGCCTCGGCCGAGAGCGGCGACGGCACCAAGCCCGCGGCCAAGCCGAAGCCGAAGCCCGCCGTGGCCAGCGCCTCGGCCAAGCCGAAGCCGGCCGGCGGGACGGAGGAGGCGGGGGCAACCCAGAAGAAGCAGGTGCAGCCCACCGCGCCGGTAACCGCAGGGGCCGTGCCCACGGCCAAGCCGAAGCCCAAGCCGAAGCCGGCCGAGGCGCCTGCCGACGGTGCGGCGCCCGCTCCCAAACCCGCCACCTGA